From Streptomyces sp. GSL17-111, one genomic window encodes:
- a CDS encoding RidA family protein translates to MSERRAILSGSTFEERIGYARAVVDGDRVHVSGTTGFDYATMTISEDVVAQAEQCLRNVEAALKEAGCTFADVVRVRYLLPRREDFEPCWPVLRACFGEVRPAATMMECGLADPRMRIEIEVDARRPV, encoded by the coding sequence ATGAGTGAGCGACGCGCGATCCTGAGCGGTTCCACCTTCGAGGAGCGGATCGGTTACGCCCGCGCGGTCGTGGACGGCGACCGGGTGCACGTCTCGGGCACGACCGGCTTCGACTACGCGACGATGACGATCTCCGAGGACGTCGTCGCACAGGCCGAGCAGTGCCTGCGCAACGTGGAGGCGGCGCTGAAGGAGGCCGGGTGCACGTTCGCGGACGTTGTGCGCGTGCGGTACCTGCTGCCCCGGCGCGAGGACTTCGAGCCCTGCTGGCCCGTGCTGCGGGCCTGCTTCGGCGAGGTCCGTCCGGCGGCGACGATGATGGAGTGCGGGCTCGCCGACCCGCGCATGAGGATCGAGATCGAGGTGGACGCCCGCCGCCCGGTGTGA
- a CDS encoding carbohydrate binding domain-containing protein → MHRTPRRWRRPLAAATAAAGLVGLLTALPGDVELTTQPTAATAASDTTATVFYSTKTKDWSAYHLHYAPDGGSWTSVPGVRMEAACTDWVKKTVDLGGADGLQATFTDGSGTWDNNAGQNYDLGTGEITVKDGVVAHSDPCPDDDPDPTPGPTPGDGNRATVFYSTETLGWTTANVHYRPEDGSWTDVPGVGMQPACTGWWKREIDLGTATTLTAAFNNGNGVWDNNQGADYTIGAGRSTVRDNAVTDDADDPCADEVPDTQAPSVPTEVTAQADGVSVVLTWEPSSDDTGVAKYQVTRTGGTNGTLVTDVGSTVFSDANLEERTRYTYTVKAVDAAGNVSDASASASATTGERPPAAEPGKPLGTDPRKDPIYFVMTARFHDGDASNNRGGSQHEKSGNAEYDDPMFRGDFKGLIERLDYIKGLGFSAVWVTPVVLNRSDYDFHGYHGYDFYRVDPRLESAGASYQDLINAAHAKGMKIYQDVVYNHSSRWGAKGLFTPTVYGVRDSEWSWYYDEPNSAFAYDGLTVEPKSGKSYYNGDLWSTAEPTGNTCVDWGEPTGHTSPEGYRIYNCQWPSPTSGMFPEDLYHQCWIGNWEGEDSRSCWLHEDLADFDTESAAVQNYLIGAYNKYIDMGVDGFRVDTAVHIPRTTWNRRFLPAIQERVTQQHGAEAAENFFVFGEVAAFVNDKWNRGSVNHSAQFFTWKERKEYAADDATAALEMYEHEQAIGPAGQPTSTNAFLDGNDYHAPDHSAFSGMHVIDMRMHMNFGDASNAFHNGKDSDDSYNNATYNVVYVDSHDYGPNKSSERYTGGTDAWAENMSLMWTFRGIPTLYYGSEIEFQKGQKIDCGPTCPLATTGRAYFGDHLQGDVSASDFGTVDSADGAVADTLAQPLARHLQRLNQIRRAVPALQMGQYSTEGVSGDMAFKRRYTEGATDSFALVTVSGGASYTGIPNGTYRDAVTGDARTVTDGNLTVSAPGKGNLRVYVLDGPGRIGTAGPYLK, encoded by the coding sequence ATGCACCGCACCCCACGCCGGTGGCGGAGACCGCTGGCGGCCGCGACGGCCGCAGCCGGCCTCGTCGGCCTGCTCACCGCCCTGCCCGGCGACGTCGAGCTCACCACGCAGCCCACCGCCGCCACCGCAGCCTCCGACACCACCGCGACCGTCTTCTACTCCACGAAGACGAAGGACTGGTCGGCCTACCACCTGCACTACGCGCCCGACGGCGGCTCCTGGACGAGCGTGCCCGGCGTCCGCATGGAAGCGGCCTGTACCGACTGGGTGAAGAAGACCGTCGACCTCGGCGGGGCCGACGGCCTGCAGGCCACGTTCACCGACGGGTCCGGCACCTGGGACAACAACGCCGGCCAGAACTACGACCTCGGCACCGGCGAGATCACCGTCAAGGACGGCGTCGTCGCCCACTCCGACCCCTGCCCGGACGACGACCCCGACCCGACGCCCGGTCCCACGCCGGGGGACGGCAACCGGGCCACGGTCTTCTACTCCACCGAGACCCTGGGCTGGACCACGGCCAACGTCCACTACCGGCCCGAGGACGGCTCCTGGACGGACGTGCCCGGCGTCGGCATGCAGCCCGCCTGCACGGGCTGGTGGAAGCGCGAGATCGACCTCGGCACGGCCACCACACTGACGGCCGCGTTCAACAACGGCAACGGCGTCTGGGACAACAACCAGGGGGCCGACTACACGATCGGCGCCGGCCGCTCCACCGTCCGGGACAACGCGGTCACCGACGACGCCGACGACCCGTGCGCCGACGAGGTGCCCGACACGCAGGCGCCGAGCGTCCCGACGGAGGTCACCGCGCAGGCCGACGGCGTGTCCGTCGTGCTCACCTGGGAGCCCTCCAGCGACGACACGGGCGTGGCGAAGTACCAGGTCACGCGGACCGGTGGCACCAACGGCACCCTCGTGACCGACGTCGGCTCCACCGTCTTCTCCGACGCGAACCTGGAGGAGCGGACCCGGTACACCTACACCGTGAAGGCCGTGGACGCCGCCGGGAACGTCTCCGACGCCTCCGCCTCCGCGAGCGCCACCACGGGTGAGCGGCCGCCGGCCGCCGAGCCGGGGAAGCCGCTGGGCACCGATCCGCGCAAGGACCCGATCTACTTCGTCATGACCGCCCGGTTCCACGACGGCGACGCCTCCAACAACCGGGGCGGCAGCCAGCACGAGAAGTCCGGCAACGCCGAGTACGACGACCCGATGTTCCGGGGTGACTTCAAGGGCCTGATCGAGCGGCTCGACTACATCAAGGGCCTCGGCTTCTCGGCCGTCTGGGTCACGCCGGTCGTCCTCAACCGCTCGGACTACGACTTCCACGGCTACCACGGCTACGACTTCTACCGTGTCGACCCGCGCCTGGAGTCCGCCGGAGCCTCGTACCAGGACCTGATCAACGCGGCCCACGCCAAGGGCATGAAGATCTACCAGGACGTCGTCTACAACCACTCCTCCCGCTGGGGCGCCAAGGGGCTGTTCACCCCGACCGTCTACGGCGTCCGCGACAGCGAGTGGAGCTGGTACTACGACGAGCCGAACTCCGCCTTCGCGTACGACGGCCTCACCGTGGAGCCGAAGTCGGGGAAGTCGTACTACAACGGCGACCTGTGGTCGACGGCCGAGCCGACCGGCAACACCTGCGTTGACTGGGGCGAGCCGACGGGGCACACCTCCCCCGAGGGCTACCGGATCTACAACTGCCAGTGGCCCTCCCCCACCTCGGGCATGTTCCCGGAGGACCTCTACCACCAGTGCTGGATCGGCAACTGGGAGGGCGAGGACTCCCGCTCCTGCTGGCTGCACGAGGATCTCGCCGACTTCGACACCGAGAGCGCGGCCGTCCAGAACTACCTGATCGGCGCGTACAACAAGTACATCGACATGGGCGTGGACGGCTTCCGCGTCGACACGGCGGTGCACATCCCCCGCACCACCTGGAATCGCCGCTTCCTCCCCGCCATCCAGGAGCGCGTCACCCAGCAGCACGGCGCCGAGGCCGCCGAGAACTTCTTCGTCTTCGGCGAGGTGGCCGCCTTCGTCAACGACAAGTGGAACCGGGGCTCGGTCAATCACTCCGCGCAGTTCTTCACCTGGAAGGAGCGCAAGGAGTACGCCGCCGACGACGCCACGGCCGCACTGGAGATGTACGAGCACGAGCAGGCGATCGGCCCGGCCGGCCAGCCGACCAGCACCAACGCCTTCCTGGACGGCAACGACTACCACGCCCCGGACCACAGCGCGTTCTCCGGCATGCACGTCATCGACATGCGCATGCACATGAACTTCGGGGACGCCTCCAACGCCTTCCACAACGGAAAGGACTCGGACGACAGTTACAACAACGCCACGTACAACGTCGTCTACGTCGACAGCCACGACTACGGCCCCAACAAGTCCAGCGAGCGGTACACGGGCGGCACTGACGCCTGGGCCGAGAACATGTCGCTGATGTGGACCTTCCGCGGCATCCCCACCCTCTACTACGGCTCGGAGATCGAGTTCCAGAAGGGGCAGAAGATCGACTGCGGGCCCACCTGCCCGCTGGCGACCACCGGCCGCGCCTACTTCGGCGACCACCTCCAGGGCGACGTCAGCGCCTCGGACTTCGGCACGGTGGACTCCGCCGACGGCGCGGTCGCCGACACCCTCGCCCAGCCGCTGGCCCGGCACCTCCAGCGGCTCAACCAGATCCGCCGCGCGGTACCGGCCCTCCAGATGGGTCAGTACTCCACCGAGGGCGTCAGCGGGGACATGGCGTTCAAGCGCCGCTACACCGAGGGCGCAACGGACAGCTTCGCGCTGGTCACCGTCTCGGGCGGCGCGTCCTACACCGGCATCCCCAACGGCACCTACCGGGACGCCGTCACGGGCGACGCCCGGACCGTGACCGACGGGAACCTCACCGTCTCCGCTCCCGGGAAGGGCAACCTGCGCGTCTACGTCCTCGACGGACCGGGCCGGATCGGCACCGCCGGCCCCTACCTGAAGTGA
- a CDS encoding DUF5753 domain-containing protein produces the protein MRTRPRPSCAAAVRCGRPSGRPARRGRRLPKPNLLEQADDVLGAGGKLKALAQEVTEARYPKRVRSIAKLEADSVEMGVYSTHTIPALLQTEEYARGLFELRRPLLSVEEIERNLAARMARQEIIAASRTEPVMTFVLEEVTLRRCAHGRTVQRGQLEHLRQVAELRNVEVQIMPTGQEGHAGLSGGFRLFKLRAGATLGCCEIQHVIQSITESHRVQSLEMQYGMIRAQALTPRESLAFIDKVLGEV, from the coding sequence GTGCGAACTCGGCCCAGACCGTCTTGCGCGGCGGCGGTCCGGTGCGGACGCCCCAGCGGTCGGCCAGCGCGTCGCGGACGCCGTCTGCCCAAGCCGAACCTCCTGGAGCAGGCCGACGACGTCCTGGGCGCCGGCGGAAAGCTCAAGGCCCTGGCCCAGGAGGTCACCGAGGCCCGGTACCCCAAACGCGTCCGCAGCATCGCCAAACTCGAAGCCGACTCGGTTGAGATGGGCGTCTACAGCACTCACACCATTCCGGCTCTGCTTCAGACGGAAGAATATGCGCGCGGACTGTTCGAACTTCGGCGTCCCCTCCTTTCCGTGGAGGAGATCGAACGAAATCTCGCTGCTCGGATGGCGAGACAGGAGATCATTGCCGCGTCGCGGACCGAGCCCGTGATGACCTTTGTGTTGGAGGAAGTGACGCTTCGGCGCTGCGCCCACGGGCGGACTGTGCAGCGAGGTCAGCTTGAGCACCTGCGTCAGGTCGCGGAGTTGCGCAACGTGGAAGTACAGATCATGCCGACAGGTCAGGAAGGTCACGCCGGCCTGAGCGGAGGCTTTCGGTTGTTCAAGCTGCGTGCTGGCGCAACGTTGGGTTGCTGCGAGATTCAACACGTCATCCAGTCCATCACCGAGTCGCATCGAGTCCAATCGCTGGAGATGCAGTATGGGATGATCCGAGCCCAGGCCCTCACGCCGAGGGAGTCGCTGGCCTTCATCGACAAAGTGCTGGGAGAGGTATGA
- a CDS encoding ArsR/SmtB family transcription factor: MKDPQHPAPDAMSLTRVLAALSDPVRLGVVRLLADGAELGWGELRAPVAKSTLSHHMKVLRDAGVTRTRQEGTRCYVRLRSADLEARFPALLPAILDAAATDGVGADVSTAS; encoded by the coding sequence ATGAAGGACCCCCAGCACCCGGCCCCCGACGCGATGAGCCTCACCCGCGTGCTGGCCGCGCTGAGCGACCCCGTCCGACTCGGGGTCGTCCGGCTGCTGGCCGACGGTGCCGAGCTCGGCTGGGGCGAGCTGCGCGCGCCCGTCGCCAAGTCGACGCTCAGCCACCACATGAAGGTCCTGCGCGACGCGGGCGTCACCCGCACCCGCCAGGAGGGCACCCGCTGCTACGTACGGCTGCGCAGCGCCGACCTCGAAGCCCGCTTCCCCGCGCTGCTCCCCGCGATCCTCGACGCCGCCGCGACCGACGGCGTCGGGGCGGACGTCAGCACGGCGTCCTGA
- a CDS encoding VOC family protein — MFNAITHSQLYVLDQDEAVDFYVGKLGLEVHTDLDLGFMRWLTVNVPGAPDRQILLELPGGPQMSEQTAEQVRDLVTKGAMGTVILTTSDCRKTYDELLSKGVEFTQEPVEQPYGVDCGIRDPFGNHIRFTEPKAD; from the coding sequence ATGTTCAACGCCATCACGCACTCACAGCTGTACGTCCTCGACCAGGACGAGGCCGTCGACTTCTACGTCGGGAAGCTCGGCCTGGAGGTCCACACGGACCTCGACCTCGGTTTCATGCGCTGGCTCACGGTCAACGTCCCCGGCGCCCCGGACCGGCAGATCCTGCTGGAGCTTCCGGGCGGACCGCAGATGTCCGAGCAGACGGCCGAGCAGGTCCGGGACCTCGTCACCAAGGGCGCCATGGGCACCGTCATCCTCACGACGTCCGACTGCCGCAAGACCTACGACGAACTGCTGTCCAAGGGCGTCGAGTTCACGCAGGAGCCCGTGGAGCAGCCCTACGGCGTCGACTGCGGAATCCGCGACCCCTTCGGCAACCACATCCGCTTCACCGAACCGAAGGCCGACTGA
- a CDS encoding DUF7144 family membrane protein, with the protein MASSTHSRSGGSTHDRDAWASGGTVFAGVLALVYGVIGVLQGIAGIAKDDVYGTIGDYTYAFDTTSWGWIHLVLGVIVALTGLGILMGATWARFLGVFLAGLVIIANFVWLPYQPLWGLVNIALGVFVIWALATSRSSFAD; encoded by the coding sequence ATGGCCTCATCGACGCACTCGCGCTCGGGCGGGAGCACACACGACAGGGACGCCTGGGCGAGCGGAGGCACCGTGTTCGCCGGGGTGCTCGCACTCGTCTACGGCGTCATCGGCGTCCTCCAGGGCATCGCGGGCATCGCCAAGGACGACGTCTACGGAACGATCGGCGACTACACGTACGCCTTCGACACGACCTCCTGGGGCTGGATCCACCTGGTCCTCGGCGTGATCGTGGCGCTCACGGGGCTGGGCATCCTCATGGGGGCCACGTGGGCGCGGTTCCTCGGGGTGTTCCTCGCGGGCCTGGTCATCATCGCGAACTTCGTCTGGCTGCCCTACCAGCCGTTGTGGGGGCTGGTGAACATCGCCCTGGGCGTCTTCGTCATCTGGGCGCTGGCCACCAGCCGTTCGTCCTTCGCCGACTGA
- a CDS encoding DUF397 domain-containing protein: MRVDLIAASGSWFKSSYSSGEPDSDCVEIMDALDAVHIRDSKAKSGPTIAVPPSAWADFISFAAKG; the protein is encoded by the coding sequence ATGAGAGTTGATCTCATAGCAGCGAGCGGTAGTTGGTTCAAGAGCAGCTACAGCAGTGGTGAACCGGACTCGGACTGTGTCGAGATCATGGACGCACTCGACGCCGTACACATCCGCGACTCCAAGGCCAAGAGCGGTCCGACCATCGCGGTTCCTCCCTCTGCGTGGGCCGATTTCATCTCGTTCGCCGCGAAAGGCTGA
- a CDS encoding DUF4232 domain-containing protein, translating to MKTLTRAGLGRTSVRRLGVLLAASALLVSGCGGGSDDSEADDKAAPSASQEESGGSGETDGGGDGGDGGGDSDGGTDGGGDGSTTGGGGKDGGEKDGGGGDKDGIEPAPDDPAVDPDCPDPGVRVMAAGPVDGDESLSLLRVMMLNCGKEPFAVNGYPDVRVLDEGGEALDVEVHEGVAAVSEVRGFNGEPKKLSLRPGETAMAVLVWRPGSGAGGRSVDVAPAEGDPWQSVTSLGGKDFAAAGELAVSPWKTVEG from the coding sequence GTGAAGACCTTGACGCGGGCCGGGCTCGGCCGTACCTCCGTTCGGCGGCTGGGCGTGCTGCTCGCCGCGAGTGCTCTGCTGGTCTCGGGCTGCGGCGGTGGCTCGGACGACTCCGAGGCGGACGACAAGGCCGCGCCGTCCGCCTCGCAGGAGGAGAGCGGCGGCTCCGGGGAGACCGACGGTGGCGGAGACGGTGGCGACGGCGGCGGGGACTCCGACGGCGGCACGGACGGCGGCGGCGACGGTAGCACGACCGGCGGGGGCGGGAAGGACGGCGGCGAGAAGGACGGCGGCGGGGGCGACAAGGACGGGATCGAGCCCGCGCCGGACGACCCGGCCGTCGACCCGGACTGCCCCGACCCCGGTGTGCGCGTCATGGCGGCCGGTCCCGTCGACGGGGACGAGAGCCTGAGCCTGCTGCGGGTCATGATGCTCAACTGCGGCAAGGAGCCGTTCGCCGTCAACGGTTACCCGGACGTCCGGGTGCTCGACGAGGGCGGCGAGGCGCTGGACGTCGAGGTGCACGAGGGCGTGGCCGCCGTGTCCGAGGTGCGGGGCTTCAACGGCGAGCCGAAGAAGCTGTCCCTGCGTCCGGGGGAGACGGCCATGGCGGTCCTGGTGTGGCGGCCGGGGAGCGGCGCGGGCGGCCGGTCGGTGGACGTGGCCCCGGCCGAGGGCGATCCGTGGCAGAGCGTGACGTCCCTCGGCGGCAAGGACTTCGCCGCCGCCGGGGAGCTGGCCGTGAGCCCCTGGAAGACGGTCGAGGGCTGA
- a CDS encoding DUF6932 family protein — translation MEDVLHPRFTADGFFPPGRYSVTMDEAQALLVDAERFRSSARRSELWSKFQEYIGNFVLLEDQYEEILEGRALIHRIWLGGSFVSVKPDPRNIDATLLIDEAAEKSIRRNPGSKWLTRAFQSRENMRQKFGVSPVRIGYRTVPHVFEAKMLTAEDAGYFRERGVWDDWWQRCRLRDGSDPAPSAESAMPVRGYLEVRL, via the coding sequence ATGGAGGACGTGTTGCATCCGCGCTTCACCGCCGATGGCTTCTTCCCGCCAGGGCGCTACTCCGTGACCATGGACGAGGCGCAAGCGCTCCTCGTCGATGCGGAGCGGTTCCGAAGTTCGGCCCGCCGCAGCGAGCTGTGGAGCAAGTTCCAGGAGTACATCGGCAATTTTGTACTACTGGAAGACCAGTACGAGGAGATTCTAGAAGGTCGGGCCCTGATCCACCGTATCTGGCTCGGCGGCAGTTTCGTCAGCGTAAAGCCAGATCCGCGAAACATTGACGCCACACTACTGATCGACGAGGCAGCAGAAAAATCTATTCGCAGGAATCCCGGATCGAAGTGGTTGACTCGAGCATTTCAGAGCAGAGAAAATATGCGGCAGAAATTTGGCGTATCTCCCGTGAGAATCGGGTATCGTACGGTGCCTCACGTCTTTGAGGCAAAAATGCTCACTGCGGAAGACGCCGGGTACTTCAGAGAGCGCGGCGTGTGGGACGACTGGTGGCAGCGCTGTCGCCTACGTGACGGTTCGGACCCCGCCCCGTCGGCGGAGAGCGCGATGCCTGTCCGTGGCTACCTGGAGGTGCGGCTATGA
- a CDS encoding dihydrofolate reductase family protein, producing the protein MDQLLRVMNFGVSSDGIGAGEHQSLERPFGHVSPEELFAWAGATASWPGRTDSGGSRGLDDYFTRDFARNIGAEIMGRNKFGPQRGPWQDHEWRGWWGEEPPFHTPVFVLTHHERPSFTLSDTTFHFVGGDPAAVLAQAREAAQGRDVRLGGGVTTIRQFLEADLVDTMHIAVSPVTFESGLRLWESPDELRDRFHLEVVPSPSGVTHHLFWRK; encoded by the coding sequence GTGGATCAGCTGCTCAGAGTCATGAACTTCGGCGTCTCAAGCGACGGCATCGGCGCCGGTGAGCACCAGAGCCTGGAGCGACCGTTCGGCCATGTCAGTCCGGAGGAGCTGTTCGCCTGGGCCGGAGCCACGGCGAGCTGGCCCGGGCGCACGGATTCCGGCGGGAGCCGGGGGCTCGACGACTACTTCACGCGGGACTTCGCGCGCAACATCGGTGCGGAGATCATGGGCCGCAACAAGTTCGGCCCTCAGCGCGGCCCCTGGCAGGACCACGAGTGGCGCGGCTGGTGGGGCGAGGAACCCCCGTTCCACACCCCGGTCTTCGTCCTGACGCACCACGAGCGCCCGTCGTTCACGCTCAGCGACACCACGTTCCACTTCGTCGGCGGCGACCCGGCCGCGGTCCTCGCGCAGGCGCGGGAGGCGGCGCAGGGCAGGGACGTCCGGCTGGGTGGTGGGGTCACCACCATCAGGCAGTTCCTCGAAGCCGACCTCGTCGACACGATGCACATCGCGGTCTCACCGGTGACCTTCGAGTCCGGGCTGCGGCTCTGGGAGTCCCCCGACGAGCTGCGCGACCGGTTCCACCTGGAGGTCGTGCCCAGCCCGAGCGGTGTGACGCACCACCTGTTCTGGCGCAAGTAA
- a CDS encoding helix-turn-helix domain-containing protein — translation MAEAQLSARVRTPSAVPQAGVTHVRARHTERFTVVGNHLAQHRELSATAIGLAVHIQSLPEGARVGIKALATRFTEGETRIAAALRELETHGYLTRHRTRLPSGRIVTRTVCHHRPTTRPTAPPRPPRPTSHRSHPTPQVTPPPAAADAAPTAPSPAAAVPPQPDRTPPPPPPPLPEPRTANLGRHRTAGDLLASLHRDDPRLLLPERDIRRLTPAVAAWLERGTPLATIRTTLTTGLPDPLRNPSGLLRHRLTVLIPPRAAAAPPPPRKPDPFQECRGECGRVFRSPTPGHCRDCRPATTAP, via the coding sequence ATGGCTGAGGCGCAGCTTAGCGCCCGGGTCCGCACGCCGTCCGCCGTTCCGCAGGCGGGCGTCACCCACGTGCGGGCGCGGCACACCGAACGGTTCACCGTGGTCGGCAACCACCTCGCCCAGCACCGCGAGCTGTCGGCGACGGCGATCGGACTCGCCGTCCACATCCAGTCACTCCCCGAAGGCGCGCGGGTCGGCATCAAGGCCCTCGCCACCCGCTTCACCGAGGGCGAGACCCGCATCGCCGCCGCCCTCCGCGAACTGGAGACCCACGGCTACCTGACCCGCCACCGCACCCGCCTCCCCAGCGGCCGGATCGTCACCCGTACCGTCTGCCACCACCGCCCCACCACGCGGCCGACCGCCCCACCCCGTCCGCCCCGCCCCACGTCTCACCGCTCGCACCCGACGCCGCAGGTCACCCCGCCACCGGCAGCCGCCGACGCCGCCCCGACCGCGCCGTCCCCGGCCGCCGCCGTCCCGCCGCAGCCCGACCGCACCCCACCGCCACCGCCACCGCCCCTCCCCGAGCCCCGGACGGCGAACCTCGGCCGGCACCGCACCGCCGGGGACCTCCTGGCGAGCCTGCACCGCGACGACCCCCGCCTCCTCCTCCCCGAACGCGACATCCGCCGCCTCACCCCGGCCGTCGCCGCCTGGCTCGAACGCGGCACCCCACTCGCCACCATCCGCACCACCCTCACCACGGGCCTCCCCGACCCCCTGCGCAACCCCTCCGGCCTCCTGCGCCACCGCCTCACCGTCCTCATTCCGCCCCGGGCGGCTGCCGCACCCCCGCCCCCACGGAAACCCGACCCGTTCCAGGAGTGCCGGGGCGAGTGCGGCCGCGTCTTCCGCTCCCCCACCCCCGGCCACTGCCGCGACTGCCGCCCGGCCACCACAGCACCGTGA
- a CDS encoding DUF397 domain-containing protein codes for MDVHGAWFKSSYSNGQHDTDCVEVAGAPDVVHVRDSKDVRRPSFSVPRTTWAAFVRFASER; via the coding sequence ATGGACGTCCATGGCGCGTGGTTCAAGAGCAGCTACAGCAACGGTCAGCACGACACGGACTGCGTCGAGGTCGCGGGGGCGCCTGACGTCGTGCACGTCCGGGACTCGAAGGACGTGCGTCGGCCGAGCTTCTCCGTTCCGCGCACGACGTGGGCCGCGTTCGTGAGGTTCGCGTCCGAGCGCTGA
- a CDS encoding universal stress protein → MMRSVDREVVVSATVVVGVDGSPSSLAAVDLAAREARMRRCELKVVHAFVWPMTYTPLASVPLGPPEGSMREMVGEIVAEAVERARAAEPEVEVTNAVVGGEPLMVLESQSHQAALIVVGSRGRGGFAGLLLGSTAVHLAAHGRCPTMVVRGGADATGPVLLGVDGSPAGDGAVGFAFEEAALRGTDLVAHHAWKPWSVAVTPPLDPTASSALDPVMLEAGERRLVAEALAGRHERYPDVPVRPEVVRGGAREALIEASREAGLVVVGARGRGGFAGLLLGSVSQALLHHAHCPVAVVRKE, encoded by the coding sequence ATGATGCGCTCCGTGGACCGGGAGGTCGTGGTGAGTGCAACGGTCGTGGTGGGTGTGGACGGTTCGCCGTCGAGTCTGGCGGCGGTCGACCTCGCGGCACGCGAGGCGCGGATGCGCCGGTGCGAACTGAAGGTGGTGCACGCGTTCGTCTGGCCGATGACGTACACGCCGCTCGCCTCGGTACCCCTCGGCCCGCCCGAGGGGTCGATGCGCGAGATGGTCGGCGAAATCGTGGCCGAGGCGGTGGAGCGCGCCCGTGCCGCGGAGCCGGAGGTGGAGGTCACCAACGCCGTGGTCGGCGGCGAGCCGCTGATGGTGCTGGAGAGCCAGTCGCACCAGGCCGCGCTGATCGTGGTCGGCAGCCGTGGTCGGGGCGGCTTCGCGGGGTTGCTGCTGGGGTCGACCGCGGTGCACCTGGCCGCGCACGGCCGCTGCCCGACCATGGTGGTGCGGGGCGGCGCCGACGCGACCGGCCCGGTCCTGCTCGGGGTCGACGGGTCACCGGCCGGTGACGGAGCGGTCGGCTTCGCCTTCGAGGAAGCGGCCCTCCGCGGGACGGACCTGGTGGCCCACCACGCGTGGAAGCCGTGGAGCGTGGCGGTCACCCCACCGCTCGACCCGACGGCGTCCAGCGCGCTGGATCCGGTGATGCTGGAGGCCGGCGAGAGGCGCCTGGTGGCCGAAGCGCTCGCCGGCCGGCACGAGAGGTATCCGGACGTCCCGGTCCGGCCCGAGGTGGTGCGGGGCGGTGCCCGGGAGGCGCTCATCGAGGCGAGCCGGGAGGCCGGCCTGGTCGTCGTCGGTGCCCGGGGGCGCGGCGGG
- a CDS encoding AraC family transcriptional regulator, whose amino-acid sequence MSRATEDTNRRMLRARDVMDRAYAEPLDVPALARVAHVSPAHFTRTFRATFGETPHRYLQRRRVERAMSLLRGTDRSVTDICFEVGFGSLGTFSRTFSDIVGTSPRQYRKEAQATNVPTCFTMAWTRPRD is encoded by the coding sequence GTGAGCCGCGCGACCGAGGACACGAACCGCCGCATGCTGCGGGCCCGCGACGTGATGGACCGGGCCTACGCCGAGCCGCTGGACGTCCCGGCCCTGGCCCGGGTCGCACACGTGTCGCCCGCGCACTTCACGCGGACGTTCCGCGCCACGTTCGGCGAGACCCCGCACCGCTACCTGCAACGCCGACGCGTCGAGCGAGCGATGTCGCTTCTGCGGGGGACCGACCGCAGCGTAACCGACATCTGCTTCGAGGTCGGCTTCGGCAGCCTCGGCACGTTCAGCCGCACCTTCAGCGACATCGTCGGCACGTCACCACGGCAGTACCGCAAGGAGGCGCAGGCCACCAACGTCCCGACGTGCTTCACCATGGCCTGGACGCGCCCGCGCGACTGA